One window of Brachybacterium ginsengisoli genomic DNA carries:
- a CDS encoding xylulokinase yields MTHDDVTSADRPEAAALLAEGRAHLGLELGSTRIKAALVDDAGTVLATGAHAWENQLVDDSWTYSLEDVRTGVQDCIADLARDVRERHDVQLTQLASLGISAMMHGYLPLDADGAPLAAFRTWRNTFTTDAAAELSEAFGLNIPLRWSIAHLLHAIRGGEEHVRELGQLTTLAGYVHRELTGRSVLGVGDASGMFPISSSGDAYDPELLERFAALDGVADLPWSLADVLPEVLVAGQDAGALTAEGAAYLDPTGTLQPGAITAPPEGDAGTGMVATQAISPRTGNVSAGTSAFAMVVLEKPLSGPREEIDMVTTPAGDPVAMIHTNNCAGDLDAWLALFGRFAELLGHHVGSEELYGLLLGAGAEGDADAGGVLSYNYLSGEHQTGVPSGRPLVVREQGARFTLENFLRSQLYGAFGALAVGMEALLQDEGVELDVMYAHGGIFRTAGVAQQVLADALATPVAVGDSAGEGGAWGMALLAAHTARTASADGAGSLADFLAEQIFSSHELSTLEPDEAGMAGHAQWLAGYREALPVERLAGETLR; encoded by the coding sequence ATGACCCACGACGACGTGACTTCCGCCGACCGCCCCGAGGCCGCCGCGCTCCTCGCCGAGGGACGCGCCCATCTGGGGCTCGAGCTCGGGTCGACGCGGATCAAGGCCGCGCTCGTGGACGACGCCGGCACGGTGCTCGCCACCGGCGCCCACGCCTGGGAGAACCAGCTGGTCGACGACTCCTGGACCTACTCCCTGGAGGATGTCCGCACCGGCGTGCAGGACTGCATCGCGGACCTCGCGCGCGACGTGCGCGAGCGCCACGACGTGCAGCTCACGCAGCTGGCCAGCCTGGGCATCTCCGCGATGATGCACGGCTACCTCCCGCTCGACGCCGACGGCGCCCCGCTCGCCGCGTTCCGCACCTGGCGCAACACCTTCACCACCGACGCCGCCGCCGAGCTGAGCGAGGCCTTCGGCCTGAACATCCCGCTGCGCTGGAGCATCGCTCACCTGCTGCACGCGATCCGCGGCGGCGAGGAGCACGTGCGGGAGCTGGGACAGCTGACCACCCTGGCCGGCTACGTCCACCGCGAGCTCACCGGTCGCTCCGTGCTCGGCGTGGGCGACGCGAGCGGCATGTTCCCGATCTCCTCCTCCGGCGACGCCTACGACCCCGAGCTGCTGGAGCGCTTCGCCGCGCTCGACGGCGTGGCCGATCTGCCCTGGTCCCTCGCGGACGTGCTGCCCGAGGTGCTGGTCGCCGGGCAGGACGCCGGCGCCCTCACCGCCGAGGGGGCCGCCTACCTCGACCCCACCGGCACGCTGCAGCCGGGCGCGATCACCGCTCCCCCGGAGGGTGACGCGGGCACCGGCATGGTCGCCACCCAGGCGATCTCGCCCCGCACCGGCAACGTCTCCGCCGGCACCAGCGCCTTCGCGATGGTGGTGCTCGAGAAGCCGCTCTCCGGGCCTCGCGAGGAGATCGACATGGTCACCACGCCGGCCGGCGACCCGGTGGCGATGATCCACACGAACAACTGCGCCGGTGACCTCGACGCCTGGCTGGCCCTCTTCGGGCGCTTCGCCGAGCTGCTGGGCCATCACGTCGGCTCCGAGGAGCTCTACGGCCTGCTGCTCGGCGCCGGTGCGGAGGGCGATGCCGACGCCGGCGGGGTGCTGAGCTACAACTACCTCTCCGGCGAGCACCAGACGGGCGTGCCCTCGGGCCGGCCGCTGGTGGTGCGCGAGCAGGGCGCCCGCTTCACGCTCGAGAACTTCCTGCGCTCCCAGCTCTACGGCGCCTTCGGCGCGCTCGCGGTGGGCATGGAGGCGCTGCTGCAGGACGAGGGCGTGGAGCTCGACGTCATGTACGCCCACGGCGGCATCTTCCGCACCGCCGGCGTCGCCCAGCAGGTGCTGGCCGACGCCCTGGCCACCCCGGTGGCCGTCGGCGACTCCGCCGGCGAGGGCGGGGCCTGGGGCATGGCGCTGCTCGCGGCGCACACCGCCCGCACCGCGTCGGCCGACGGCGCCGGCTCGCTCGCCGACTTCCTGGCCGAGCAGATCTTCTCCTCCCACGAGCTCTCCACCCTCGAGCCCGACGAGGCCGGGATGGCCGGGCATGCGCAGTGGCTGGCCGGCTACCGCGAGGCCCTGCCCGTCGAGCGCCTGGCCGGCGAGACGCTCCGCTGA
- a CDS encoding LacI family DNA-binding transcriptional regulator: protein MSTAPRRPSMGDVAARAGVSYQTVSRVLNEPEIVRPATRERVLAAISELGYARNRAARALKTSRSSLIGVLTDSLSLFGPAETTTAIENAAREAGYSVVLTSLPPGECSARQVGADLLASGVEGILVVAAHEGMTPAVAAVAGSAPVVAVTAQPQQESGVEVVAIDQAEGARIVVEHLERTGARSIVHLAGPTDWFDASARRSGFTASLEEFGLDGAVVGPGEWTPRAGYEMTSALIASGLPDALFAANDMIAIGALHALHQHGLRVPEDVAVVGFDNTIGAEFLLPSLTTVAQPFAEVGREALRHLVTLLEGDGSSVGCPSTLSPRLVVRRSTRPERTH from the coding sequence ATGAGCACAGCACCGCGCCGCCCGTCGATGGGTGATGTCGCCGCCCGCGCCGGCGTCTCGTACCAGACCGTCTCGCGCGTGCTCAACGAGCCCGAGATCGTCCGGCCCGCCACGCGGGAGCGCGTGCTCGCCGCCATCTCCGAGCTCGGGTACGCCCGCAACCGGGCCGCCCGTGCGCTGAAGACCTCCAGGTCATCGCTGATCGGCGTGCTCACGGACAGCCTGTCGCTGTTCGGACCGGCGGAGACCACCACCGCGATCGAGAACGCCGCCCGCGAGGCGGGGTACTCGGTGGTGCTGACCTCGCTGCCGCCCGGCGAGTGCAGCGCCCGCCAGGTGGGGGCGGACCTGCTCGCCTCGGGCGTCGAGGGGATCCTGGTGGTCGCCGCGCACGAGGGCATGACCCCCGCCGTCGCCGCGGTCGCGGGCTCCGCCCCGGTGGTGGCGGTGACCGCCCAGCCGCAGCAGGAGTCCGGGGTCGAGGTGGTCGCCATCGACCAGGCCGAGGGCGCGCGGATCGTGGTCGAGCACCTGGAGCGCACCGGCGCCCGCTCGATCGTCCATCTCGCCGGGCCGACGGACTGGTTCGACGCCAGCGCCCGCCGCAGCGGCTTCACCGCCTCGCTGGAGGAGTTCGGCCTCGACGGCGCCGTGGTGGGTCCGGGCGAGTGGACTCCGCGCGCCGGCTACGAGATGACCAGCGCATTGATCGCCTCAGGTCTGCCGGATGCGCTCTTCGCCGCGAACGACATGATCGCCATCGGCGCCCTGCATGCCCTGCACCAGCACGGGCTGCGGGTCCCCGAGGACGTGGCCGTGGTGGGCTTCGACAACACCATCGGGGCCGAGTTCCTGCTGCCCTCGCTGACCACGGTGGCGCAGCCCTTCGCCGAGGTGGGTCGCGAGGCGCTGCGGCACCTGGTGACCCTCCTGGAGGGGGACGGCTCCTCCGTCGGCTGCCCGAGCACCCTGTCTCCGCGCCTGGTGGTGCGGCGATCCACCCGCCCCGAGCGCACCCACTGA
- the araA gene encoding L-arabinose isomerase → MQNPFETREIWFLTGSQGLYGPETLDQVAEQSRVIAETLDAASDIPVKIVWKPVLTDRDAIRETALAANADPACVGVIAWMHTFSPAKMWIQGLDALKTPLLHLHTQANVELPWDSIDMDFMNLNQAAHGDREFGYIATRLGVDRKTVVGHASDQTVQGRIGRWARAATGWAEMHSLKLARFGDNMRGVAVTEGDKTEAELRLGVSVNTWGVNDLVAVVDAVQDSAIDALVAEYEELYDVVPELRAGGERHESLRYGARQEIGLRTFLEEGGFGAFTTNFEDLGGLRQLPGLAVQRLMADGYGFGAEGDWKTAILVRVAAVMGHGLPGGASLMEDYTYDLTPGRERILGAHMLEVSPSLTTAKPSLEIHPLGIGDREDPVRLKFTADAGPAVVVALSDMRERFRLVANVVDVVEPDHALPKLPVACAVWEPAPDFATSAECWLTAGAAHHTVMSSAVDLETWEDLATIGDIELAIIDEDTTVRSFAQDLRTNQVFHRLAQGF, encoded by the coding sequence ATGCAGAACCCCTTCGAGACCCGCGAGATCTGGTTCCTGACCGGCAGCCAGGGACTCTACGGACCCGAGACGCTCGACCAGGTCGCCGAGCAGTCCCGCGTCATCGCCGAGACCCTCGACGCCGCCTCCGACATCCCGGTGAAGATCGTCTGGAAGCCGGTGCTCACCGACCGCGACGCGATCCGCGAGACCGCCCTGGCCGCGAACGCCGACCCCGCCTGCGTGGGCGTCATCGCATGGATGCACACCTTCTCCCCCGCCAAGATGTGGATCCAGGGCCTCGACGCCCTGAAGACCCCGCTGCTGCACCTGCACACCCAGGCCAACGTCGAGCTGCCCTGGGACAGCATCGACATGGACTTCATGAACCTCAACCAGGCCGCCCACGGCGACCGCGAGTTCGGCTACATCGCGACCCGCCTGGGCGTGGACCGCAAGACCGTGGTGGGCCACGCGAGCGATCAGACCGTGCAGGGCCGGATCGGCCGCTGGGCGCGCGCCGCGACCGGCTGGGCCGAGATGCACTCCCTGAAGCTGGCCCGCTTCGGCGACAACATGCGCGGCGTCGCCGTCACCGAGGGCGACAAGACCGAGGCGGAGCTGCGGCTCGGCGTCTCGGTGAACACCTGGGGCGTGAACGACCTGGTGGCGGTGGTCGACGCGGTCCAGGACAGCGCCATCGACGCGCTGGTCGCCGAGTACGAGGAGCTCTACGACGTGGTCCCGGAGCTCCGTGCCGGGGGCGAGCGCCACGAGTCGCTGCGCTACGGCGCGCGCCAGGAGATCGGACTGCGCACCTTCCTCGAGGAGGGCGGGTTCGGTGCGTTCACCACAAACTTCGAGGACCTCGGCGGGCTGCGCCAGCTGCCTGGCCTCGCCGTGCAGCGCCTCATGGCCGACGGCTACGGCTTCGGCGCCGAGGGCGACTGGAAGACCGCGATCCTGGTGCGGGTCGCCGCGGTGATGGGCCACGGCCTGCCCGGCGGCGCCTCCCTCATGGAGGACTACACCTACGACCTCACCCCGGGTCGCGAGCGGATCCTCGGCGCGCACATGCTCGAGGTCTCCCCCTCGCTGACCACCGCGAAGCCGTCGCTGGAGATCCACCCGCTCGGCATCGGCGACCGCGAGGACCCGGTGCGCCTGAAGTTCACGGCCGACGCGGGCCCCGCCGTGGTCGTGGCGCTCTCGGACATGCGCGAGCGGTTCCGGCTGGTCGCCAACGTGGTGGACGTCGTGGAGCCCGACCATGCCCTGCCGAAGCTGCCCGTGGCCTGCGCCGTGTGGGAGCCCGCACCGGACTTCGCGACCTCCGCCGAGTGCTGGCTGACCGCCGGCGCCGCGCACCACACGGTGATGAGCAGCGCCGTGGACCTGGAGACCTGGGAGGACCTCGCGACGATCGGCGACATCGAGCTGGCGATCATCGACGAGGACACCACCGTGCGCTCCTTCGCCCAGGACCTGCGCACCAACCAGGTCTTCCACCGCCTCGCCCAGGGGTTCTGA
- a CDS encoding alpha-galactosidase: protein MTTAPAPRPPMGWNSWDSYGTTVTEAEVLANAHFLAEHLAPLGWDTVVIDIDWSDPSARSHGYNQGAPLVMDEHGRLQPDPERFPSSADGAGFGPLAEEIHALGLKLGIHVMRGIPRRAVTANSPVLGTELRAADIAARDNSCEWNPHMVGIDHEVDGAGAYYDSVLALYAGWGVDFLKVDDMLWPYQAAEIEAFAGAIARCGRPMQLSLSPGRDLSLTRLDHLREHATMWRICDDLWDRWEDVEANFSRFARWAPHAGEDGWPDGDMLPLGRIGIRAERGEPRDSLLTPDEQVALMTLWVIARSPLMVGGDLPTSDPATIALLQNADVLAVHATSSGNREVFREDPLILWTADGPRGERYVAAFNTGEAELAVALDSQDVGLPARLDGGVTELWSGASVPTGPVAVQSDAARGVAPGSTAIDVRIPPHGAVLLAVR from the coding sequence ATGACCACCGCCCCCGCCCCGCGCCCGCCGATGGGCTGGAACTCCTGGGACAGCTACGGCACCACCGTCACCGAGGCGGAGGTGCTGGCCAACGCGCACTTCCTCGCCGAGCACCTGGCGCCTCTGGGCTGGGACACCGTGGTGATCGACATCGACTGGTCGGACCCGTCGGCCCGCTCCCACGGCTACAACCAGGGCGCGCCGCTGGTGATGGACGAGCACGGGCGGCTGCAGCCGGACCCGGAGCGCTTCCCCAGCAGCGCCGACGGCGCCGGGTTCGGCCCGCTCGCCGAGGAGATCCACGCCCTGGGCCTGAAGCTCGGGATCCACGTGATGCGCGGGATCCCGCGCCGCGCCGTCACCGCGAACAGCCCGGTGCTCGGCACGGAGCTGCGCGCGGCCGACATCGCCGCGCGGGACAACTCCTGCGAGTGGAACCCGCACATGGTGGGCATCGACCACGAGGTCGACGGGGCGGGCGCGTACTACGACTCGGTGCTCGCGCTGTACGCGGGCTGGGGCGTGGACTTCCTCAAGGTCGACGACATGCTGTGGCCCTACCAGGCTGCGGAGATCGAGGCCTTCGCCGGGGCGATCGCCCGCTGCGGCCGCCCGATGCAGCTGAGCCTCTCCCCGGGCAGGGACCTGTCGCTGACCCGGCTGGACCATCTGCGCGAGCACGCCACCATGTGGCGGATCTGCGATGACCTCTGGGACCGGTGGGAGGACGTCGAGGCGAACTTCTCGCGCTTCGCCCGCTGGGCGCCGCACGCCGGCGAGGACGGCTGGCCCGACGGGGACATGCTGCCGCTGGGCCGCATCGGGATCCGGGCCGAGCGCGGCGAGCCGCGCGACTCGCTGCTGACCCCGGACGAGCAGGTCGCGCTGATGACCCTCTGGGTGATCGCCCGCTCCCCGCTCATGGTGGGCGGGGACCTGCCCACCTCCGACCCGGCCACGATCGCGCTGCTGCAGAACGCCGACGTGCTCGCCGTGCACGCGACCTCCTCCGGGAACCGGGAGGTGTTCCGCGAGGACCCGCTGATCCTGTGGACGGCCGACGGTCCGCGCGGCGAGCGATACGTCGCAGCGTTCAACACCGGAGAGGCGGAGCTCGCGGTCGCGCTGGACAGCCAGGATGTCGGCCTGCCCGCCCGACTCGACGGCGGGGTCACCGAGCTGTGGAGCGGGGCGTCGGTGCCGACAGGACCGGTCGCGGTGCAGTCCGACGCCGCGCGCGGGGTCGCCCCGGGCTCGACCGCGATCGACGTGCGGATCCCGCCCCACGGGGCGGTCCTGCTCGCGGTGCGCTGA
- a CDS encoding L-ribulose-5-phosphate 4-epimerase, whose protein sequence is MTLVLTELPAAVQEAVAATRERVAALHAELPRNGLVVWTAGNVSERVPSAAPEVPDLLVIKPSGVSYDELSAENMVVCTLDGSKIVDGTPDALSPSSDTAAHAYVYAHMPEVGGVVHTHSTYATAWAARGEEIPCVLTMMGDEFGGPVPVGPFAIIGDDSIGRGIVETLTGHRSPAVLMQNHGPFTIGRDARAAVKAAVMVEEVARTVHVSRQLGEPLAIASEHIDSLYDRYQNVYGQH, encoded by the coding sequence ATGACCCTCGTCCTCACCGAGCTGCCCGCCGCCGTCCAGGAGGCCGTCGCCGCGACCCGGGAGCGCGTCGCCGCGCTCCACGCCGAGCTGCCCCGCAACGGCCTCGTGGTCTGGACCGCCGGCAACGTCTCCGAGCGCGTCCCCTCCGCGGCGCCCGAGGTTCCCGACCTGCTGGTCATCAAGCCCTCCGGCGTCTCCTACGACGAGCTCTCCGCCGAGAACATGGTGGTCTGCACCCTCGACGGCAGCAAGATCGTCGACGGCACCCCCGATGCGCTGAGCCCGTCCTCGGACACCGCGGCCCACGCCTACGTCTACGCGCACATGCCCGAGGTGGGCGGCGTGGTCCACACCCACTCCACCTACGCCACCGCCTGGGCCGCCCGCGGGGAGGAGATCCCCTGCGTGCTCACGATGATGGGCGACGAGTTCGGCGGGCCGGTGCCCGTCGGCCCCTTCGCGATCATCGGCGACGACTCCATCGGCCGCGGGATCGTGGAGACCCTCACCGGCCACCGCAGCCCCGCCGTGCTGATGCAGAACCACGGGCCCTTCACCATCGGCCGCGATGCGCGCGCCGCCGTGAAGGCCGCGGTGATGGTCGAGGAGGTCGCGCGCACCGTGCACGTCTCCCGGCAGCTCGGCGAGCCGCTGGCGATCGCCTCCGAGCACATCGACTCCCTGTACGACCGCTACCAGAACGTCTACGGCCAGCACTGA
- a CDS encoding ATP-grasp domain-containing protein, with protein MTTPQVHVIHENPEWFPPFAAAFAQQGVPAREWLLTGGSIDLDQEPPEGVYWCRLSASAHTRDHAGSKDYGRAVLRWLESWGRTVIGGSGTLELEVSKVAQHAALRSAGVEVPRTVAVFGTEDLAERSRLFRAPFISKHNQGGKGLGVRRWDSHEEFAAWVGSTDFEPSPDGITLLQEHLWTRAPFITRAEYVDGELVYAVRVDTSAGAFELCPAEACAPDVDGVAAPPLFTLREDLTARHPLVAQHQEFLRRTGLRIAGIEFAETLDGRLVTYDVNTNTNYSPDVEATAPASGPGRIAAFLGGLLAAEHGVTQV; from the coding sequence ATGACAACTCCTCAGGTCCATGTCATCCATGAGAACCCCGAGTGGTTCCCGCCCTTCGCCGCGGCCTTCGCGCAGCAGGGCGTCCCGGCACGGGAGTGGCTGCTCACCGGCGGATCGATCGATCTCGACCAGGAACCGCCGGAGGGCGTGTACTGGTGCCGGCTCTCCGCCTCCGCGCACACGCGCGACCATGCCGGGTCCAAGGACTACGGGCGCGCCGTGCTGCGATGGCTCGAGTCCTGGGGCCGCACCGTGATCGGCGGCAGCGGCACCCTCGAGCTCGAGGTCAGCAAGGTCGCCCAGCACGCGGCCCTGCGCAGCGCCGGAGTGGAGGTGCCCCGCACCGTCGCCGTGTTCGGCACCGAAGACCTCGCAGAGCGCTCACGGCTGTTCCGCGCCCCGTTCATCAGCAAGCACAACCAGGGAGGGAAGGGGCTGGGGGTGCGCCGCTGGGACTCCCACGAGGAGTTCGCCGCCTGGGTCGGCTCGACGGACTTCGAGCCCTCGCCGGACGGCATCACGCTGCTGCAGGAGCACCTGTGGACACGGGCCCCCTTCATCACGCGCGCCGAGTACGTGGACGGCGAGCTCGTGTACGCGGTCCGGGTGGACACCTCGGCGGGCGCCTTCGAGCTGTGCCCGGCGGAGGCCTGCGCCCCCGACGTCGACGGCGTCGCCGCCCCGCCCCTGTTCACCCTGCGCGAGGACCTGACCGCCCGGCACCCCCTGGTCGCGCAGCACCAGGAGTTCCTGCGGCGCACCGGCCTGCGCATCGCCGGCATCGAGTTCGCGGAGACCCTCGACGGCCGCCTGGTCACCTACGACGTCAACACCAACACGAACTACAGCCCGGACGTCGAGGCGACCGCCCCCGCCTCCGGCCCCGGGCGGATCGCCGCGTTCCTCGGCGGTCTGCTCGCGGCGGAGCACGGGGTGACGCAGGTCTGA
- a CDS encoding DUF1206 domain-containing protein — protein MASLESARDGAENVERAAENVTEHPVFENIARGGFVMSGLVHVLIGVIALRMALGDSSADADQGGALRAVASAPGGVILLWIGGLAMAALVIWHVAEAWFGARWKDDGTETIVHVVRTLGKAVVYGALAVTALRFAAGGSSDSGQQTSEVTAGLLGGAAGRIAVVMVGLVVLGIGCYHVHKGASRGFEDDLRIPRGQQIARAIVVTGVLGYVAKGIALLGVGLMFGWAGLGADPEKATGLDGALQSTASLPAGGIALAVIGAGLVLYGIYAALRSRYAPM, from the coding sequence ATGGCATCCCTGGAGAGCGCCCGAGACGGCGCCGAGAACGTCGAGCGTGCGGCGGAGAACGTCACCGAGCATCCGGTGTTCGAGAACATCGCCCGCGGCGGCTTCGTGATGAGCGGGCTCGTCCATGTCCTCATCGGCGTGATCGCCCTGCGGATGGCGCTGGGCGACTCCTCGGCGGACGCCGACCAGGGCGGCGCGCTGCGTGCCGTCGCCTCCGCGCCCGGCGGCGTCATCCTGCTGTGGATCGGAGGGCTGGCCATGGCGGCGCTCGTGATCTGGCATGTGGCCGAGGCCTGGTTCGGGGCCCGGTGGAAGGACGACGGCACGGAGACGATCGTCCACGTCGTGCGGACCCTCGGCAAGGCCGTCGTCTACGGGGCGCTCGCCGTCACGGCGCTGCGCTTCGCCGCCGGCGGGAGCAGCGACTCCGGCCAGCAGACCTCGGAGGTCACCGCCGGCCTGTTGGGCGGCGCCGCGGGCCGGATCGCCGTCGTGATGGTGGGCCTCGTGGTCCTCGGCATCGGCTGCTACCACGTCCACAAGGGGGCGAGCCGCGGCTTCGAGGACGATCTGCGGATCCCCCGTGGGCAGCAGATCGCCCGCGCGATCGTGGTCACCGGCGTGCTCGGCTACGTCGCCAAGGGCATCGCCCTGCTGGGGGTGGGCCTGATGTTCGGCTGGGCGGGCCTGGGCGCGGATCCGGAGAAGGCGACCGGCCTCGACGGGGCGCTGCAGTCCACGGCGTCGCTGCCCGCCGGAGGGATCGCGCTCGCCGTGATCGGTGCGGGCCTCGTCCTCTACGGGATCTACGCGGCGCTGCGCTCGCGCTACGCACCGATGTGA
- a CDS encoding D-arabinono-1,4-lactone oxidase — protein sequence MTSAETSPDHALEVPGHSWSGTVDYGPGPLHAPTSVAELQALVGRSERLRALGTRHSFSEIAASTADLVTVTRMPADIEIDTAARTVRVAGGVRYGKLAVALHAQGLQLPNMGSLPHISVAGASATGTHGSGDRRRSLACAVRSIELVTAGGDLLTLSREADPEIFDGAVIALGTLGIVTHLTLDLDPAAAMRQSVHLDLSPEHMDQDDLSTMLAAGTSVSLFHRWDGHITQAWVKQLVDDEEPLPPQWLGGHRSEHPIHPLPGVSAEPCTDQTGEPGPAHERLPHFRLEFSPSSGEEIQSEYFVAREDVAAALAALMPLAERIQPLLHASEVRTVAADGLWLSPAHQRDSACLHFTWRRMPEQVTALLPEVEERLAPFAPRPHWGKVFTLAPEQVRAQYPHMEDFLALRDRLDPGRTFTNAYVDRLLGE from the coding sequence ATGACCTCCGCCGAGACCTCGCCCGATCACGCCCTCGAGGTGCCCGGGCACAGCTGGTCCGGGACCGTGGACTACGGGCCCGGCCCGCTGCACGCCCCGACGTCGGTCGCGGAGCTGCAGGCCCTCGTCGGCCGCAGCGAGCGGCTCCGCGCGCTGGGCACCCGCCACTCGTTCTCCGAGATCGCGGCGAGCACGGCCGATCTCGTGACCGTCACCCGGATGCCGGCCGACATCGAGATCGACACCGCGGCGCGCACGGTGCGGGTCGCGGGCGGGGTGCGGTACGGGAAGCTCGCCGTCGCCCTCCACGCGCAGGGCCTGCAGCTGCCGAACATGGGATCGCTCCCCCACATCTCGGTCGCGGGCGCGAGCGCGACGGGCACCCACGGCTCCGGCGACCGTCGGCGCTCGCTGGCCTGCGCGGTGCGGTCGATCGAGCTGGTCACGGCCGGCGGCGACCTGCTCACCCTGTCGCGCGAGGCGGATCCGGAGATCTTCGACGGCGCCGTCATCGCGCTCGGCACCCTCGGAATCGTCACCCACCTCACGCTGGACCTGGACCCGGCCGCGGCGATGCGCCAGAGCGTCCACCTCGACCTCTCCCCCGAGCACATGGACCAGGACGACCTGTCGACCATGCTCGCCGCCGGGACCAGCGTGAGCCTCTTCCACCGCTGGGACGGCCACATCACGCAGGCCTGGGTGAAGCAGCTGGTGGACGACGAGGAGCCGCTGCCCCCGCAGTGGCTGGGCGGGCACCGGTCGGAGCACCCGATCCATCCGCTGCCGGGCGTCTCGGCCGAGCCCTGCACCGACCAGACGGGCGAGCCGGGCCCCGCGCACGAGCGTCTGCCGCACTTCCGCCTCGAGTTCAGCCCGAGCAGCGGCGAGGAGATCCAGTCCGAGTACTTCGTGGCCCGCGAGGACGTCGCCGCCGCCCTCGCCGCGCTGATGCCGCTCGCCGAGCGGATCCAGCCGCTGCTGCACGCCTCGGAGGTGCGCACCGTCGCGGCCGACGGCCTCTGGCTCTCCCCCGCCCACCAGCGCGACAGCGCCTGCCTGCACTTCACCTGGCGGCGTATGCCCGAGCAGGTCACGGCGCTGCTGCCCGAGGTCGAGGAGCGCCTGGCGCCGTTCGCGCCGCGCCCCCACTGGGGCAAGGTCTTCACCCTCGCCCCGGAGCAGGTGCGCGCGCAGTACCCGCACATGGAGGACTTCCTGGCCCTGCGGGACCGGCTGGATCCGGGCCGCACCTTCACCAACGCCTACGTCGACCGACTGCTCGGAGAGTGA
- a CDS encoding extracellular solute-binding protein yields MPVSRRSVLSASGALAAVGLGAAACGSGAALDPDDPLDLDVADADLSGSISLLTPDFVGEDRAVLDDDVIAPFTERTGVPVSVDQVDWNKLNEKISTGIAGGIIADLIMTGVGWTQPFAEKGIFAEIPADYIESLGFDESVLAPARYDGKYYSLPQALDLRFLAYHPEMFEARGITEPPATMEELAAVAEELTGDGVVGLDYLSGSAGGARQAFVFLLYAFGGTMFSEDGLTTRLAEEPGRLALQWMLDGMDSGAIDYNLQAAEGQPSPFQQKRAAMSLVATGNWPTWQQMTPELCEEGAAGVFLMPPGSGGDPVMFQGGSFLSVSSLSKNKDAAGAFMEHMLDPEILGISNAATGKVPPTPDIPENEEIQGSLLTRFALENLQYAGATEGGTAAYMQIRTNLDGIVEGCLTRKKSVDETLADMQTLCDDAISRLR; encoded by the coding sequence ATGCCCGTCTCCCGTCGCTCCGTGCTCTCCGCGTCCGGCGCGCTCGCCGCCGTGGGGCTCGGCGCCGCCGCCTGCGGCTCCGGTGCCGCCCTGGACCCCGACGACCCCCTCGACCTCGACGTCGCGGACGCCGACCTCTCCGGGAGCATCAGCCTGCTCACACCGGACTTCGTGGGCGAGGACCGCGCCGTCCTGGACGACGACGTCATCGCGCCGTTCACCGAGCGGACCGGCGTCCCCGTCTCCGTCGACCAGGTCGACTGGAACAAGCTCAACGAGAAGATCTCGACCGGCATCGCCGGCGGCATCATCGCCGATCTCATCATGACCGGCGTGGGCTGGACCCAGCCCTTCGCGGAGAAGGGCATCTTCGCGGAGATCCCGGCGGACTACATCGAGAGCCTCGGCTTCGACGAGAGCGTGCTCGCACCGGCCCGCTACGACGGGAAGTACTACTCCCTGCCGCAGGCTCTGGATCTGCGCTTCCTCGCCTACCACCCGGAGATGTTCGAGGCCCGGGGCATCACCGAGCCGCCCGCCACCATGGAGGAGCTCGCCGCCGTCGCGGAGGAGCTCACCGGCGACGGCGTGGTGGGCCTGGACTACCTCTCCGGCAGCGCGGGCGGCGCCCGGCAGGCGTTCGTGTTCCTGCTGTACGCCTTCGGCGGCACGATGTTCAGCGAGGACGGGCTGACCACGAGGCTGGCCGAGGAGCCCGGCCGGCTCGCCCTGCAGTGGATGCTCGACGGGATGGACTCCGGGGCGATCGACTACAACCTGCAGGCCGCGGAGGGACAGCCCTCCCCCTTCCAGCAGAAGCGCGCCGCGATGTCCCTGGTCGCCACCGGCAACTGGCCCACCTGGCAGCAGATGACCCCCGAGCTCTGCGAGGAGGGCGCCGCCGGGGTCTTCCTGATGCCTCCGGGCAGCGGCGGGGATCCCGTCATGTTCCAGGGCGGCTCCTTCCTCTCCGTCTCCAGCCTCTCCAAGAACAAGGACGCCGCAGGAGCCTTCATGGAACACATGCTCGATCCGGAGATCCTCGGGATCTCCAACGCGGCGACCGGCAAGGTCCCGCCCACGCCCGACATCCCGGAGAACGAGGAGATCCAGGGCAGCCTGCTGACCCGCTTCGCGCTCGAGAACCTGCAGTACGCCGGGGCCACCGAGGGCGGGACCGCCGCCTACATGCAGATCCGCACCAACCTCGACGGCATCGTCGAGGGCTGCCTGACCCGGAAGAAGAGCGTCGACGAGACGCTCGCGGACATGCAGACCCTGTGCGACGACGCGATCAGCAGGCTCCGATGA